A region from the Rosa rugosa chromosome 6, drRosRugo1.1, whole genome shotgun sequence genome encodes:
- the LOC133718078 gene encoding uncharacterized protein LOC133718078, translating into MIQIRWPGHLCEARPSGMRRHLIEGAVATCSLPPLSLILMNITNLIKESIRMGYNDFGDFHYSHGNLGMLLRAMDLKISIKLSGYLSFALRRLIMTTILRK; encoded by the exons ATGATTCAGATTCGATGGCCGGGTCATTTGTGTGAGGCTCGTCCGAGCGGCATGCGAAGGCACTTGATCGAAGGAGCAGTAGCAACATGTTCCCTTCCACCTCTATCGCTCATTCTGATGAATATT ACAAATCTGATCAAAGAAAGCATAAGAATGGGCTACAATGATTTTGGAGATTTCCATTATTCTCATGGCAACTTGGGGATGCTTTTAAGAGCTAT GGACTTAAAAATTTCAATAAAGCTGTCAGGGTACTTATCATTTGCCTTAAGAAGATTGATAATGACAACTATCTTGAG AAAATGA